From Polyangiaceae bacterium, a single genomic window includes:
- a CDS encoding sigma-54-dependent Fis family transcriptional regulator, whose product MNPFQQSLLVVDPNPDSAEALSAVLAELQVEATRVGTQKDALHELARRDYSGVAVCVQLPDASGLELLSKLGQYSEALPVVVITDQGKTSLGVKAVRMGANDFLCRPFEEEEVKYVIQKMLSLYRAGADEPPKSARLSLRSNIIGTSPVMVELERTIHRVADGVATVLIRGESGTGKELVARRIHDESPRKDGPFIKVHCGALPDNLLESELFGYEKGAFTGATQRKPGRVELAEGGTLFLDEIGDITPAIQVKLLRVLQEREYERLGGTQTLQADVRFVAATHRDLDGMVRSGDFREDLFYRLSVVPLFVPPLRARPDDIAELAMHFARTAGLNNGRTAMGIDAPALEMLRSHRWPGNVRQLQNFIERLVLLADGPRISARDCAMWQPGIDNGAVDQKTAMAAYGAARTAPESAVSEALAPESEDVEVVELATAIARAEKLALERALKKAGGNRNVAARMLGVSRRTLYYKLNEHGVS is encoded by the coding sequence ATGAATCCTTTTCAGCAGAGCTTGCTCGTCGTTGATCCAAACCCCGACTCTGCGGAGGCGCTGTCTGCCGTTCTCGCTGAGTTGCAGGTGGAGGCCACTCGTGTGGGCACTCAGAAGGACGCGCTGCATGAGTTGGCTCGGCGTGACTACTCTGGAGTGGCGGTCTGCGTTCAGCTGCCCGATGCCAGCGGGCTCGAGTTGCTGAGCAAGCTCGGTCAGTACTCCGAGGCCTTGCCCGTTGTGGTGATCACCGATCAGGGCAAGACCTCCCTCGGCGTCAAAGCCGTGCGCATGGGGGCGAATGACTTTCTCTGCCGTCCGTTCGAAGAAGAGGAGGTCAAGTACGTCATCCAGAAGATGTTGAGCCTGTATCGCGCGGGCGCCGACGAACCCCCGAAGAGCGCGCGCCTCAGCCTCCGCTCGAACATCATCGGAACTTCCCCGGTGATGGTGGAGCTCGAGCGCACGATCCATCGTGTCGCGGACGGTGTTGCGACAGTGCTTATCCGTGGGGAAAGCGGTACGGGGAAGGAGTTGGTGGCGCGGCGTATCCACGACGAGAGCCCGCGCAAGGACGGACCTTTCATCAAGGTGCACTGCGGGGCGCTGCCGGATAACCTGCTGGAGAGCGAGCTGTTCGGCTACGAGAAGGGCGCGTTTACCGGCGCGACCCAGCGCAAGCCGGGCCGCGTGGAGCTGGCGGAGGGGGGAACGCTGTTCCTCGACGAGATCGGCGACATCACTCCGGCAATTCAGGTGAAGTTGCTGCGCGTCCTTCAGGAACGCGAGTACGAGCGCTTGGGTGGAACGCAAACGCTGCAGGCGGATGTGCGATTCGTTGCGGCGACGCACCGCGACCTGGACGGCATGGTGCGCAGCGGAGATTTCCGCGAGGATCTCTTCTATCGTCTGAGCGTTGTGCCCCTATTTGTGCCGCCGTTGCGCGCGCGCCCGGATGATATCGCCGAGCTGGCGATGCATTTCGCTCGCACTGCGGGTCTGAACAATGGTCGTACTGCCATGGGCATCGACGCCCCAGCCCTCGAGATGCTGCGCAGCCACCGCTGGCCCGGGAACGTGCGCCAGCTTCAGAACTTCATCGAGCGCCTCGTTCTATTGGCCGATGGCCCGCGCATCTCGGCGCGCGACTGCGCGATGTGGCAGCCAGGCATCGACAACGGCGCCGTCGACCAGAAGACGGCGATGGCCGCCTACGGTGCCGCTCGGACTGCTCCAGAGTCGGCAGTTTCTGAGGCGCTCGCGCCGGAGAGCGAAGACGTGGAAGTCGTGGAACTCGCGACTGCCATTGCGCGTGCAGAAAAACTCGCGCTAGAGCGGGCCCTGAAGAAGGCTGGCGGAAATCGGAATGTTGCCGCGCGGATGCTGGGCGTCAGTCGCCGCACGCTCTATTACAAGCTGAACGAGCACGGCGTGAGCT
- the ftsZ gene encoding cell division protein FtsZ, translating to MSFSIEFADESPQYQARIKVIGVGGSGNNAINTMISFALEGVEFVSVNTDAQALNANLAPLKLSVGQAVTRGLGAGADPERGRKAALEDVTRLKEAISGADMVFVTAGMGGGTGTGAAPVIAQLAREEGALTVGVVTKPFVFEGRQRARRAEQGLAQLAEHVDTLITIPNEKLVALGDDDLSFVDAFRKADEVLYQAVKGISDLITQEGIVNVDFADVRTVMENMGRALMGTGCAKGEGRARLAAEAAIQSPLLDNISVDGATGVLINVVGGPDMKMREINEAATYIQEQAHEDANIIFGATIDENMSEAIKVTVIATGFERAAEEPQELLRQASRQPLERPAPRQEARPSEAAPVRREQRPEISARALEELDREPATVYSRRPAAAAASLQARSENSGLPSVRDRITFPSNVDRDWDTPAYQRRNGG from the coding sequence ATGAGTTTCTCGATTGAGTTTGCTGACGAGTCGCCGCAGTACCAAGCGCGCATCAAGGTGATCGGTGTCGGCGGGTCCGGCAACAACGCGATCAATACGATGATTTCCTTCGCGCTCGAGGGCGTGGAGTTCGTCAGCGTCAACACGGACGCCCAGGCGCTCAACGCAAACCTGGCTCCACTAAAGCTTTCAGTCGGCCAAGCAGTGACCCGCGGTCTGGGTGCTGGTGCTGACCCCGAGCGCGGTCGCAAAGCGGCGCTCGAAGACGTGACCCGCCTCAAGGAGGCAATCAGCGGGGCCGACATGGTCTTCGTCACCGCTGGCATGGGAGGCGGTACCGGTACCGGCGCCGCACCCGTCATCGCGCAGCTCGCGCGTGAGGAAGGTGCGCTCACCGTTGGTGTCGTCACCAAGCCCTTCGTCTTCGAAGGCCGTCAGCGCGCCCGCCGCGCCGAGCAGGGCCTGGCCCAGCTTGCTGAGCATGTCGACACGCTCATCACCATCCCCAACGAGAAGTTGGTGGCGCTTGGTGACGACGACCTGAGCTTCGTGGACGCCTTCCGCAAGGCGGACGAGGTGCTCTACCAAGCAGTGAAGGGGATCAGCGATCTCATCACTCAGGAAGGCATCGTGAACGTCGACTTCGCCGACGTGCGCACTGTGATGGAGAACATGGGTCGCGCGCTCATGGGCACCGGTTGCGCGAAGGGTGAAGGCCGCGCGCGCCTGGCTGCAGAGGCGGCCATTCAGAGTCCGTTGCTCGACAACATCAGCGTCGACGGCGCTACGGGTGTGTTGATCAACGTCGTCGGCGGACCCGACATGAAGATGCGCGAGATCAACGAGGCTGCGACCTACATTCAGGAGCAGGCTCACGAGGACGCGAACATCATCTTCGGCGCTACGATCGACGAGAACATGTCCGAGGCCATCAAGGTCACGGTCATCGCGACCGGCTTCGAGCGCGCTGCGGAAGAGCCCCAAGAGCTCTTGCGTCAGGCGAGCCGCCAACCTCTCGAGCGTCCGGCTCCGCGTCAGGAGGCCCGTCCCTCCGAGGCCGCGCCCGTACGTCGTGAACAGCGCCCCGAGATTTCCGCACGGGCTCTCGAGGAGCTCGACCGCGAGCCTGCGACGGTTTACTCGAGGCGCCCCGCCGCGGCCGCAGCGAGTCTCCAGGCGCGCTCCGAGAACTCCGGACTGCCCTCGGTCCGCGACCGCATCACGTTCCCATCGAACGTGGACCGCGACTGGGACACGCCTGCCTACCAGCGGCGAAACGGCGGCTGA